ATCGTCGAGATTGTCGAGCCGGAAGACGACGAGGAGCAGCGCAATGCGCTGGACGCGCAGATTTTGAAGACGCTCGCCACAGCGCTCGATCAACTCGCCGCCTCGCGCCTCGCCGAGGGCGCGGCGCTCTCCGCCGTGCTGACGCAGAGGCTCGACCGCATCGCCGGGCTCACGGCGCAGGCCGAGGCGCTGCCCGGCCGCGGCGCCGAGGCGGTGCGCGCGCGGCTGGCGCAGCAGGTCGCCGCCCTGCTCGACACCGGCGCCGCCTTCGATCCGCAGCGCCTGCATCAGGAGGCGGTGCTGCTCGCGGTCAAGGCCGATATTCGCGAGGAGCTCGATCGATTGAAGGCGCATGTGGGAAGCGCGCGCGATCTGCTCGGGAAGGGCGGGCCGGTCGGCCGCCGGCTCGACTTCATCGCGCAGGAGCTCTCGCGCGAGACCAACACGCTCTGCGCCAAATCCAACGACGGCGCCCTCACCGCGATCGGCCTCGAGCTCAAGATAGAGGTGGAGCAGTGGCGGGAGCAGGTGCAGAATATTGAGTGATGAGCGAATAGCGAATAGGGAGTAGCCAATAGCGAGCACCGAGCCTTCCACTCGCTATTCGCTGCTCGCTATTCGCCATGGACCGCCGATGCCCCATACCCCCGACCGCCGCGGTATAGTTCTCATCCTCTCCTCGCCCTCCGGCGCGGGAAAGACGACGCTGACGCGCATGTTGCTGCAGAGTCGGGAGCTCGACCTCACCTTGTCGATCTCCGTGACGACGCGCGCGCGGCGCTCCAGCGAGGTCGACGGCATCCATTACTCCTTCATCTCGCAGAAGCGCTTCGAAGCGATGCGCGAGTCCGGCGAGCTGCTGGAATGGGCCGAGGTGCACGGCAATTTCTACGGAACGCCGCGCGCCCCGGTCGAGGA
The sequence above is a segment of the Methylosinus trichosporium OB3b genome. Coding sequences within it:
- a CDS encoding YicC/YloC family endoribonuclease, translating into MSLASMTGFARAHDTLGPWRYAWEIKTVNAKGLDLRLRAPPNFDAVEVKARALIGGRVTRGACFAGLTAKRDDSVVETRVNRAALERLLKALDDIPLHASLRPASLDGLLAVRGIVEIVEPEDDEEQRNALDAQILKTLATALDQLAASRLAEGAALSAVLTQRLDRIAGLTAQAEALPGRGAEAVRARLAQQVAALLDTGAAFDPQRLHQEAVLLAVKADIREELDRLKAHVGSARDLLGKGGPVGRRLDFIAQELSRETNTLCAKSNDGALTAIGLELKIEVEQWREQVQNIE